ACCCGTCAATACCTAAGCCCAACTCCTCCATGGTAAAATGAAGGATGTGGGCAAACACTTCTGAATCAGACTGATAGCCCGTATAGCCGGGGATATCCCTTGAGGAAAGAAAGTCTTTGATGGGAATAAACGCTGTGTTTTCACCATTGGTCATGGTGCAGTACCCCTTGATAAAAAACGGATGGCACGCATACAGGTTGATGGCATAATTGGTGTTCTGCCTTCCCTGGGCCATGATAATCCTTGCATGAAGTTCTTTTCTGTCAAGGCCCAGGTATTCTGCCAGCTTCATGGGATCCCCGATCTCCTTGAGCATAATGGTGTCGGGCCAGAAGGAAAACACGATCATGTCATTTTTCTCTTCACCCATCTCCCGTATTTTAAGCCGCACATCCAAAAGTCTTGCGGCAAGCTCCTCTTTGGTCAAGGCATCCCAGCCTTCGGGTAATTCATAGGCTCTGATCAGATAGACATGTCGTCTGGGGATTCCTTCTACCCGGGTTTTCGGTGGTTTCAAAGAGACTTTATGCTTGGTCATAAAACCAAGGTCCATCATAAAAAGGTCCAGACGGCGAATGCCTTCTTCAGTAAAGATCCCCGACAAAATCGGATCCTCTTTCATCTCTTCAAAGGTGCCACCAAGGTCCTGGAGCAAAAGTCCCACGCCGGAGCCATCATGCCCTTCCTTCATCACATCAAGGGCTTTGATGGCCAGCATCG
This window of the uncultured Desulfobacter sp. genome carries:
- a CDS encoding glutamate synthase, producing MCRLFAITSKDPLSPMLAIKALDVMKEGHDGSGVGLLLQDLGGTFEEMKEDPILSGIFTEEGIRRLDLFMMDLGFMTKHKVSLKPPKTRVEGIPRRHVYLIRAYELPEGWDALTKEELAARLLDVRLKIREMGEEKNDMIVFSFWPDTIMLKEIGDPMKLAEYLGLDRKELHARIIMAQGRQNTNYAINLYACHPFFIKGYCTMTNGENTAFIPIKDFLSSRDIPGYTGYQSDSEVFAHILHFTMEELGLGIDGYKHVITPLQRAALEKHPNFEFLGHLKKTCRPLIIDGPNMVIGTLPDHSMFMVQDRKKLRPGVVGGKPGVFAFSSEICGLDAVIPDRDKTMDFQPMHLDTVTVSPERQEVNICRQTEALNLPL